The Tautonia plasticadhaerens nucleotide sequence TAGACGACCCGGCCGTCGACGATGGTGGTGTCGACCCAGGTGCCGAGCTTCAGGGGCTCGCCGGTGAGGATGACAATGTCGGCGTCCTTCCCCTCCTCGATCGAGCCGACGAACGCGTCGATGCCGAGCATCCGGGCCGGGCGGAGGGTGAGGGCCTCCAGGGCCTCCTCCGGGGGCATGCCGTACTTCACGGCGGTGGCGGCCTGGTACCAGAGGTAGCTCGGGCCGAGGCTGGTGGCCGAGAACGAGGAGACGCCGGAGGCCTGGAAGGTGATCGGCACGCCGGCCTCCCGGTAGATGCGGGGCAGGACGATCCGCTCGTCCTCGTCGGTCCGGGGGTCGGTCTCCCAGAAGACGAGGTCGGGGTCGAGGACCACCGGCTCGTCCCGGCCGGCGACCAGGTCGACGGCCTTGTAGCAGTCCCGGCCGAGGATGAGCGTGGCGTCGAGTTTGTACTCGTCGATGAGTCGGAGCGCCTGGGGCACGTCCATCGCCTGCTCGCAGTAGACGAAGGCGGGCAGCTCCCCCTTGAGCAGCCGGACGAGGGCCTCGCGCTGGGCGTCGGGCTCGGTGTCCTCGGCCGAAGGGTCGGGTGAGTCCCCCTCGTCGTCCTGCTCCTCGTCCTCCTCCTGGGGGGCATTGGCGTCTCCCTCGTCATCGCCTCCCTCCTCCTCGTCCTGCTCTTCGTCGGCCTCGGCCCTGGCGGCCTCGGCCTTCTTCTCCTCGAGGGACTTCATGTAGCGGAGGGTCTCGTCCAGCTCCCTCCGGAGCCGGGCGAGATGGCCCATCCGGCTGGAGGAGCCGGAGGGGCGGAGGGAGATCTTCAGGGCGGCGTCCCGGCGGAGAACCATGTCCTCGGCGAAGGTGCCGGAGGTCTTCACCACGGCCGACTTGCCGCCGAACATGGTGCTGTTGCCGGGGATGGCGTGCGCGGTGGTCACGCCGTTGCGGCGGGCCTCCTCGAAGTAGGTCGCGTTCGGGTCGATCGCGTCGACCACGCTGACGAACGGCACGTTCGGGTTCACCTCGTTGGCCTGCACCAGCGGCTCGGGGCTGTGCGGCTCGACGAACCCGGGCAGCACGACCTTGCCGGTCGCGTCGATCACCCGGGCCTCGATCGGGATGTCCAGGTCCTCGCCGACGGCCTGGATCGTGCCGTCCCGCACCAGGATCACGCCCCCCTCGATCGGCTCGCCGACGACCGGGATGATCCGGCCCCCCTTGATCGCGAGCTGGTCCTGCGCCGATGCGGCCGGGGCCGCGAGGGCGAGGGCGAGTACGGCCGCGAGTCGCGTCACGTGATGATTCGTCGCCATGTCGGGCTCAATCCTCCTGCGGCTGCGACGGGTCGGGGCGGGGGAATCGGATGGTGCCGTCGACCATCACCCAGCGCACGGCGGTGGTGAATTCGAGCGGGTCGCCGTCGAGCGCGACAAGGTCGGCGTCCTTGCCGGCGGCGATGCCGCCGAGCCGGTCGTCGACGCCGAGCACCCGGCTCGGCTCGATCGTGATCGCCCGCAGGGCGGCCTCCCGGGGCAGCCCGAACCGCGCGGCGAACCGGGCCTGCTCCAGCAGGTCGCCGCCGGAGAGGGCGACGGGCACGCCGGCCTCGTGCAGGATCCCGGCGACGTTCCAGGCCAGCTCCGTGCGCTCCGGGCCGTAGGGCCCGTTGACCCGGAGGGCCCCGAGCACGACCGGCACCCGGGCCGAGGCGAGCACGTCGGCCACCTTGTACGCCTCGTGCCCGCCGAGGATCGTCGGCGCGTAGCCGAACTCTCCGGCCAGGCGGAGGACGGTGAGGATGTCGTAATCGGTCCGGCTGATCGCCAGCACCGGCCGGCCGCCGGCCATCGCCTCCCGGAGGGGCTCGTAGGGGTCGCCGTCGGAGGGGAGGGTGACGTCGGGGTCGGGGTCGACTCCCCGGGCGGCCCGGGCGAAGGACTCCCGGAGCAGGCCGACCACGCCCATGCGGTTGGTCGGCTGCCGGACGTAGATCGAGTCGGGCCGGGTCCGGGACCGGTTCCGGGAGGCCGGGTCGGAGCAGACGGAGATGACCAGGCCCGCATCCGGCTCAACCACCCGGGGCTCCCCGGGGGGCCCGGCGGTCTTGACCACCGCGGCCAGGCCGGGGACGACGTTGTCGCTCGACGGGATGATCCCCCCGGCGGTCGAGCCGCCGGCGAGGGCCTCGGTGAAGGCCCGGGAGGACCAGTCGATCGCCGGCAGCGGGCTGAACCGGGGCGTGACCTCCCGGGTGACCTCGGCCGACGGCCCCGACACTCCGTTGGGCAGGTCGACGTCGACGAGGCCGGGGATCAGGGTGGCGTCCGCCCCCAGGTCGATGACCGTCGCCCCCTCGGGGGGGTCGATCGAGGCGGCCACCTCGGCGATCTTGCCCCCGGAAATCAGCACCGCCCCCGGCGAGAGCGGGCCGGCCTCGACCGTCTCCACCGTCCCGGCCCGGACCAGCACGTCCCCCTCCTCGGCGGCCGCCCTCGGGTTGGGGGCCAGGGCCAGGGCCAGGACGAGGGCCAGGGCGATCGGCGAGGCGGGACATCGGCCTTCGGTGCGTCGAGGTCTCATGGTGCGGCTCTCGGGTTCGACCGATTCCTGTACGGGGGCGGGCGATCGTCGGTTCGGGGTCGGCTCCGGCTCAGGGGAGGAGTTCCCCGTCGACGACGACGGCCAGCGGCCGGCACGAGAGGTCGAGCGGAGAGCCGTCCCAGACGACGAGGTCGGCCGGGGCCCCGGGCCGCCAGGGGCCGGTCGGCGCGTCGGCATCGTCGTTCGGGCCGATCGCGTTGAGCCCGACGGCCAGGGCGTCGAGCGCCGACCCCCGGGGCAGGCCGGCGGCGACGGCCGAGGCCGCCAGCAGCCGGAGCGGCTCGGCGTCGTCGGCGGCGAACAGGACGCGGGCCCCGGCCTCGGCCGCCGAGACGACGGCGGCCATGCGACGGGTCGCCTCGGGCCCCGGCCCCATCGGTCGGAGGACCAGCGCCAGCCCCGAGCCCTCGGCCAGCCGGGCTACCCGATCGGGGAAGTCCTCGATCGCCCCGGGGCCGACGAGGACGGGGCAGATCTCCAACTCCTCGGCCAGGTCCAGCGCCGCCTCGACCTCCGCCGGCCGGTCGACCTCGAAGAAGGCGACGCACTCCCCGCCCCGGAGCCGGTCGGCCCGACCCCGGCGGACGGCGTCGAGGCGTTCGATCGCCGGATCGGAGAGGTAGTAGCCGGGCTGGCGGCGGGCGCTCGGGTCCTCGCCCCCCTCCAGGCCGAGGAACTCCCGGAGCAGGGCCACCTGGCCCGGCAGGCTGGCCGGGTAGCGGTCCTCGTTGCGGGCCGAGGCCGACAGCACGAGGTCCATGCCGAGCACCGGGTCGATCACGGGGTCGGCGGCCGGGCCCAGCCGGACGGCCCCCACCGCGCCGGCGACCACGTTGACCGCCGCCGGGGCGAAGCCAATGCGGAGCACGCCGCCCCGGGCCAGCTCCCGGACGGTCCGGCCGGTCGGGTCGAAGGCGTCGACCGCCCGGAGGAACCCGGCGTCGGCCCCGGCCACCTCGGCCGCGGCCCGGCCCTGGCCGAACGTGCCGAAGGCCGAGGTCAGGCCGGGGGTGACGACCGCGTCCCCCACGTCATACGCCGGGATCTCGTCGTCCTCCTCGACCGATTCCCCGGCGGCGACGATCGTCCCGTCGGCCACCGAGACCGCCCCGGGGGCGATCGAGCCGCCCGGGCCGAGCAGGCGACGGGTCCGGATCACGAACCGGCGGGGGAGCCGATCGGGCAGCTCGGCGTCGACGACCGCCACGGACTCCTCGGCGACCGGATCCACCTCGGGATTCCGGTAGACGACCTCGCCGCCGGAGACGACCAGCGCGATGGGGGAGGCCGGGTCGATCGGGTCCCCGGCGAAGGCGACGAGGTCGGCCCGGAGGCCCTCGGCGATCGAGCCGAGCTCGTCTTCGAGGCCGAGCACCTCGGCGGCCCCGGCGGTCAGGGCTCGGAGCACCCGGTCCCGGGGGACGCCCCGAGCGACGGCCGCCGCGTGGACCCGGAGCAGGGCGGAGTCGGCCGGCCGTTCGCCGTACGAGCCGATCGCCCATCGGCTGTCCTCGGCGAGCAGCCCGGCCGGCCAGTCCCGGGCGCGGTCCCGGCGGTAGACGGGCGTATCCCCCAGTTCGAGGACCGGGCCGAGCACCATCGGCGTCCGGCGGTTGACCAGCTCCTCCCGGGCCGAGCCCGGGTCGCTGAGCCCCTCGACGATGAGCGTCAGCCCCTCGAACTCCTCGACCAGGGCGAAGGCGTTGCGAAGGTCGTCCTCGCGGTGGGCTTCGATCCGGAGGGGCACGGTGCCGTCGAGCAGGCCGACGAGGAATTCCTTCGTCTCGTCCCGTTCGGGCTCCTTCGGAGGTTCAGAGGGCGCTTTGCCGCCCTCGTCCTTCTTCGCGGCGGCCTCGTCCCCGGACGGCTCGTCGTCCTCCTCGGGATCCTCCTCCTCCTCCTCGTCCTGGAGGGGGGAACCGCGCGAGGTGGAACCGGGCTCGGAAACCCCGTCGTCCTCACCCTCGCCGTCGCCCTCGACGGGGTCGTCTTCCTTGCCGTCGTCTTCGCCTTCCTCGCCGTCGCCTTTCTTCGCGTCGGCCTCGCCGTCCGTCTCCTCGGCCTCCTTAGCCTCCTTGGCCTGGGCCTCGTCGTACTTCTTCTTCGCCTGCTCGTACTTCTCCCAGTCCTCCTTGTACTTCTTCACGCTGTCGAGGGCCCGCTTGAGCTGCTCGAACTGCTGATAGCGGA carries:
- a CDS encoding amidohydrolase family protein, which encodes MRPRRTEGRCPASPIALALVLALALAPNPRAAAEEGDVLVRAGTVETVEAGPLSPGAVLISGGKIAEVAASIDPPEGATVIDLGADATLIPGLVDVDLPNGVSGPSAEVTREVTPRFSPLPAIDWSSRAFTEALAGGSTAGGIIPSSDNVVPGLAAVVKTAGPPGEPRVVEPDAGLVISVCSDPASRNRSRTRPDSIYVRQPTNRMGVVGLLRESFARAARGVDPDPDVTLPSDGDPYEPLREAMAGGRPVLAISRTDYDILTVLRLAGEFGYAPTILGGHEAYKVADVLASARVPVVLGALRVNGPYGPERTELAWNVAGILHEAGVPVALSGGDLLEQARFAARFGLPREAALRAITIEPSRVLGVDDRLGGIAAGKDADLVALDGDPLEFTTAVRWVMVDGTIRFPRPDPSQPQED
- a CDS encoding amidohydrolase family protein, producing the protein MPNLRRTFACLLLPMLLSLPRGAISDEADQPGVLALVGGRILTQADSGEIEGTILVRDGRIEAVGPDVEIPEGADRVDLSGLVVTPGLIDARGVLWLPPESRRDGGDDGSLDILDGVDPYAEDWLDVARSGVTAVAVQPGNSGLFGGRGAVLRVGPGGTVEDLTIRADAFVQAALGVNNASANSVLRYQQFEQLKRALDSVKKYKEDWEKYEQAKKKYDEAQAKEAKEAEETDGEADAKKGDGEEGEDDGKEDDPVEGDGEGEDDGVSEPGSTSRGSPLQDEEEEEDPEEDDEPSGDEAAAKKDEGGKAPSEPPKEPERDETKEFLVGLLDGTVPLRIEAHREDDLRNAFALVEEFEGLTLIVEGLSDPGSAREELVNRRTPMVLGPVLELGDTPVYRRDRARDWPAGLLAEDSRWAIGSYGERPADSALLRVHAAAVARGVPRDRVLRALTAGAAEVLGLEDELGSIAEGLRADLVAFAGDPIDPASPIALVVSGGEVVYRNPEVDPVAEESVAVVDAELPDRLPRRFVIRTRRLLGPGGSIAPGAVSVADGTIVAAGESVEEDDEIPAYDVGDAVVTPGLTSAFGTFGQGRAAAEVAGADAGFLRAVDAFDPTGRTVRELARGGVLRIGFAPAAVNVVAGAVGAVRLGPAADPVIDPVLGMDLVLSASARNEDRYPASLPGQVALLREFLGLEGGEDPSARRQPGYYLSDPAIERLDAVRRGRADRLRGGECVAFFEVDRPAEVEAALDLAEELEICPVLVGPGAIEDFPDRVARLAEGSGLALVLRPMGPGPEATRRMAAVVSAAEAGARVLFAADDAEPLRLLAASAVAAGLPRGSALDALAVGLNAIGPNDDADAPTGPWRPGAPADLVVWDGSPLDLSCRPLAVVVDGELLP
- a CDS encoding amidohydrolase family protein, whose translation is MATNHHVTRLAAVLALALAAPAASAQDQLAIKGGRIIPVVGEPIEGGVILVRDGTIQAVGEDLDIPIEARVIDATGKVVLPGFVEPHSPEPLVQANEVNPNVPFVSVVDAIDPNATYFEEARRNGVTTAHAIPGNSTMFGGKSAVVKTSGTFAEDMVLRRDAALKISLRPSGSSSRMGHLARLRRELDETLRYMKSLEEKKAEAARAEADEEQDEEEGGDDEGDANAPQEEDEEQDDEGDSPDPSAEDTEPDAQREALVRLLKGELPAFVYCEQAMDVPQALRLIDEYKLDATLILGRDCYKAVDLVAGRDEPVVLDPDLVFWETDPRTDEDERIVLPRIYREAGVPITFQASGVSSFSATSLGPSYLWYQAATAVKYGMPPEEALEALTLRPARMLGIDAFVGSIEEGKDADIVILTGEPLKLGTWVDTTIVDGRVVYRRDEDSRLKELLRPIGDDAGED